A portion of the Tenacibaculum todarodis genome contains these proteins:
- a CDS encoding DUF4159 domain-containing protein, protein MRFIFTFLLLLSTYIINAQEVAILKYNGGGDWYSNPTALPNLIAFTNTNCKTLINKNIQTVSAEDEDIFNYPILFLTGHGNVFFSDDESQNLKNYLISGGFLHISDNYGLDKYIRRELKKVFPKLELQEIPSSHPIYNQTFSFPNGLPKIHEHNKQPPQGFGLFYEGRLIVFYDYETDLSDGWEDAVVHNNPKEVREKALKMGANIIEYAFKN, encoded by the coding sequence ATGCGCTTTATTTTCACTTTCCTTTTACTCTTATCAACATACATAATTAACGCACAAGAAGTTGCAATTTTAAAATATAATGGTGGTGGAGATTGGTATTCAAATCCTACTGCGCTTCCAAATTTAATTGCTTTTACCAATACAAATTGTAAAACATTAATTAACAAAAATATACAAACTGTTTCTGCGGAAGATGAAGATATTTTTAATTACCCAATATTATTTTTAACTGGACATGGTAATGTTTTCTTTTCTGATGATGAATCACAAAACTTAAAAAACTATCTTATTTCTGGTGGTTTCCTTCATATTTCTGATAATTATGGATTAGACAAATACATTAGAAGAGAACTGAAAAAGGTTTTTCCGAAATTAGAATTACAAGAAATACCAAGCAGTCACCCTATTTATAATCAGACTTTTTCATTTCCAAACGGATTACCAAAAATACACGAACACAATAAACAACCTCCACAAGGTTTTGGTTTATTTTACGAAGGACGATTAATTGTCTTTTACGATTACGAAACTGATTTAAGTGATGGTTGGGAAGATGCTGTTGTACACAATAATCCTAAAGAAGTAAGAGAAAAGGCTTTAAAAATGGGCGCAAATATTATAGAATATGCTTTTAAAAACTAA